One segment of Trypanosoma brucei brucei TREU927 chromosome 8, complete sequence DNA contains the following:
- a CDS encoding DNA polymerase zeta catalytic subunit, putative, translating to MNLYVVSIEYTLQRPNAALGDAVMSPMFRRVSSRCPILHIFGYTTTEGNDRAAGEKSYVPREAAISESKLDSIQRYSVCAHIHGVYPYFFVQRSNSRISAMQFGTQLESVAMEALSSGHNKSAAAPRPHDRQQLIHHVDVVWLLPFYGYHGKKQPFFKVYVVDPAMVSRFLHLLYCTKHMGGRQWLVYEAHSPFHFQFMADYGAKGMGAFFIPSCTARSKLPDSVQPEQLNIAAVRPEGEPARLSCAQIEVDVSASSLRFRDGAVQPGENLLTARRNVRQYFADLGVDDAVLRGCTSGLLARRFTVSDQQRCDLGAVLLRKRFNESLKAKFTDPVVEEQEKVDSPVGVTQQLMEDMQGIVGEVLLPDSSPGCFSAPQHSLHNDQGEVGTSQDPLVPPGVTSEQGGCDERERPLPRCRSSDTPLPGNDYVEGMSPRGEDEPSVLFPSTLSSDGPGSSSNTNACGCSVESSKGGNEVALDARLRNDCGDSDRNWRESLSVGDTVAIASEESHDTTTAKSCLFAKIVCLGTSSVRLRWYVALSETHLADCQDELEKRGCWLGKGTKLGGCTPVAQGYQEELLLGDVEDINSISVLRQGPPIVVHHSYHSFIHDRNCGKIIGDGDCFISIALLCRYNYHVRERRLSAIEPRGDDNYVAMPALLLQSTPCASSDDESSLLAEVADEDEELFSSLSLSPPPDGCELCTFPHQRAPSRPSGSDHRVSGNNFKLPEGLRRSVSKTMQCAVQSQLSLLQSFSVCCSLSPRIREPVSPSVVAISSGVTRPSCALSSSSVECVDPQREALLVEFKREGSCVRCSNLIGDIPRNFIWRFDPIQRRVVISGATWPRVVALAPKLPPPTKCVSSLLKRPSVQLLTRIAHSQDLTPPEGAHTVAAKQEWCPHGSSSGSRSQRHSTRLICALRVMLVEVFLHRRDGVQHVAQERLLAVGLGRTTSIDERVKVRLFCVTGLSQKVPVGQPRVSPFSGAVEVVQLPSEEHLLRHVMWEIRAYDPDVIISWEVGRSGIGLLALRYKIALRRSLARDLSRLTPDSALFNQRSENIHLNPEEKPSNSSDENISEVECVSPSSDSSHSSCSESTLFSTGSGATAATTRGSVAHVRGGSTNAHPNLGDLTKQLSRRFGGSPQVAGRIIVDLSKYLRKYLQLPSTTLQMVYKKLFNSSLPFFTDVALTRMYCAGEAGMQRVFMSILLTRVVAPHRIAQHLHFFTRTAEFARMFGILFSEVLTRGSQYRVEATLHRMAKPMGFALLSPPLEVVHRQPRLQSMPLIMQPRSGFYKDDPVVVLDFRSLYPSIVIAYNICYTTCLGSVGKGVYGRLGVLKSYKRDDMLLSSLLSGLADTKNDHNGKNDDNENSNTLHGVTFTPNGCMFLTPENREGVLPQMLRVLLDTRVDLQAALKHVAHPFGDIYMQQILQEQQMAIKMLANTTYGYTAASFTGRMPCADVADAIVMLGRQTLERAMWLINSHPVWKAEVVYGDTDSLFVRLPGRTKEEAFAVGEEMAKEVTAVNPAPVRLQFEKVLFPCLLLVKKRYVGYAYFKPEQQEPQFLAKGIETVRRDQCPATAHLAAKMIHLLFSGAGTETLRQCFYEEVSKLQRGDCSPVDCIFRKAVKFGRYKPNGRLPAAARLAALLVEKDAMRTPYWGERIPFVVIRRPESTRLSDRVVHPQQLLSDEDHLMLDSEYYITRHIVPTLDRMFYLVGVSCGRWYAEMPRGRTYQNYFELGLSIAATKAAKRARGVATPPTLCADVINVNISNANHGNERFKRKGRGKGKGGSGLLGNQSARGAKNRTLDSYYQQTLCAVCLTNSTATSPTDPPVCKGCLENLSTTAQRVTSRRYRVERHLQLMKMACLRCIGTCGEVGGPGFLSSRKRDMEDMNFCIPHSLAAAPDRGVHDAGVVVRRWGKRQQKLQGEEDIRCVSVDCHLSFEKKRLSSLYLQLLVLEDYVTTR from the coding sequence ATGAACTTGTACGTAGTCTCCATTGAATACACACTTCAACGGCCGAATGCCGCTCTTGGAGACGCCGTCATGTCCCCTATGTTTCGTCGTGTTTCTTCCCGGTGCCCCATATTGCATATCTTTGGCTACACAACCACTGAAGGGAATGACAGAGCAGCTGGAGAAAAGAGTTACGTTCCGCGTGAGGCGGCAATATCTGAAAGTAAATTAGATAGCATACAACGGTACAGTGTTTGTGCTCATATTCACGGTGTGTATCCATACTTTTTTGTGCAGCGTAGCAATTCGCGGATATCCGCTATGCAGTTTGGAACCCAGCTTGAGTCGGTTGCTATGGAGGCACTGAGCTCAGGACACAACAAGTCAGCAGCTGCTCCGCGTCCCCATGATCGACAACAGCTGATACATCACGTTGATGTGGTTTGGTTGCTCCCCTTCTATGGTTATCACGGAAAGAAGCAGCCATTTTTTAAAGTGTACGTGGTTGACCCAGCGATGGTTAGCCGTTTTTTGCACCTGTTGTACTGCACAAAGCACATGGGTGGCCGGCAATGGTTGGTATATGAGGCCCACTCACCATTTCACTTCCAGTTTATGGCGGATTATGGAGCAAAGGGAATGGGTGCCTTCTTCATTCCCTCCTGCACCGCGCGGTCAAAACTTCCCGACAGTGTGCAGCCTGAGCAACTGAACATCGCCGCCGTGCGACCCGAAGGGGAGCCCGCCAGGCTTAGTTGTGCTCAGATTGAGGTTGATGTGTCGGCATCATCGTTGCGTTTCCGCGACGGAGCCGTGCAACCGGGCGAAAACCTGCTAACCGCCAGGCGCAACGTTCGGCAGTATTTTGCAGACCTTGGTGTAGATGATGCTGTGTTACGGGGGTGCACCTCTGGGTTGCTTGCGCGTCGTTTCACTGTTAGTGACCAACAACGTTGTGACCTTGGGGCCGTTTTGTTGCGTAAGCGCTTTAATGAGTCTCTTAAAGCAAAATTCACAGATCCCGTTGTTGAGGAACAGGAGAAAGTGGATAGCCCCGTCGGCGTTACACAACAATTAATGGAAGATATGCAAGGGATCGTCGGCGAGGTCCTACTTCCGGATTCATCTCCGGGATGCTTCTCCGCACCGCAACATTCGCTGCACAATGATCAGGGCGAAGTGGGAACATCACAGGACCCCCTAGTGCCTCCAGGAGTGACTAGTGAGCAGGGAGGATGTGACGAAAGGGAACGACCTCTCCCGCGTTGTAGATCCTCTGACACACCGTTACCAGGCAATGATTATGTAGAAGGAATGTCACCAAGGGGTGAGGACGAACCGAGTGTACTGTTCCCATCGACCCTCAGTAGTGACGGCCCTGGAAGTAGTAGTAATACTAACGCTTGTGGCTGCAGTGTTGAAAGTAGTAAGGGGGGAAACGAGGTTGCCCTTGACGCCCGTCTGCGGAACGACTGTGGCGACAGTGACAGGAATTGGAGAGAATCTCTTTCAGTTGGCGACACGGTTGCCATTGCGTCAGAGGAGTCACACGACACAACTACAGCAAAATCTTGCCTGTTTGCCAAGATCGTGTGTTTAGGCACCAGCAGTGTCCGCCTGCGGTGGTATGTTGCGTTAAGCGAGACCCATCTCGCTGACTGTCAGGATGAACTCGAGAAACGTGGTTGTTGGTTGGGCAAAGGAACGAAACTTGGTGGGTGTACTCCCGTCGCACAAGGTTACCAGGAGGAACTGTTACTTGGAGATGTGGAGGATATAAATTCGATTAGTGTGCTCAGGCAGGGCCCACCCATAGTGGTTCACCACTCTTACCACAGTTTCATTCATGACAGAAACTGCGGTAAGATCATCGGTGATGGTGATTGTTTCATTTCCATTGCACTGCTCTGTAGGTATAATTACCATGTTCGTGAGCGGCGGCTTTCGGCCATCGAACCTCGGGGGGATGATAATTACGTGGCGATGCCCGCGTTGCTCCTTCAGTCTACGCCATGTGCTTCCAGTGATGATGAAAGCTCTCTCCTTGCTGAAGTGGcggatgaagatgaagagctcttctcttcactttctttatcACCTCCTCCAGACGGGTGCGAGCTGTGTACATTTCCACACCAACGGGCCCCGTCCAGACCGAGTGGATCGGATCACAGGGTGAGCGGGAATAATTTCAAGCTACCCGAGGGGTTGAGGCGTTCCGTATCGAAAACAATGCAGTGCGCTGTGCAATCGCAGTTGTCACTACTTCAAAGTTTTTCAGTCTGTTGCTCACTTTCACCACGTATTCGGGAACCTGTCTCTCCGTCTGTTGTAGCTATAAGCAGCGGTGTGACGAGACCTTCTTgtgctctttcctcttcgtcTGTCGAGTGCGTGGACCCGCAACGCGAAGCTCTGTTAGTGGAGTTTAAGCGTGAGGGTTCGTGTGTGCGGTGTTCTAATCTTATTGGAGATATACCCCGAAATTTCATCTGGAGGTTTGATCCAATTCAAAGACGTGTGGTTATATCCGGAGCAACGTGGCCACGAGTGGTGGCACTCGCTCCGAAGCTTCCACCACCAACGAAATGTGTTTCCTCCCTGTTGAAGCGACCCTCAGTTCAACTTCTCACACGCATAGCACATTCGCAGGATTTGACGCCACCAGAAGGCGCCCACACAGTTGCGGCAAAACAGGAATGGTGCCCGCATGGCTCCAGCAGTGGATCCCGCTCTCAGCGCCACTCCACTCGTCTCATATGTGCTCTGCGTGTGATGTTGGTCGAGGTGTTTCTTCATCGCAGGGACGGCGTGCAGCATGTTGCACAAGAACGTCTTTTGGCTGTCGGATTGGGCCGAACGACGTCAATTGATGAGAGGGTCAAAGTGCGGCTTTTTTGTGTGACGGGGCTCTCACAAAAAGTCCCGGTGGGCCAACCACGCGTGAGCCCATTTAGTGGTGCGGTGGAGGTGGTCCAGTTGCCGTCAGAGGAGCACTTGCTGAGGCACGTCATGTGGGAAATTCGAGCTTATGATCCCGACGTTATCATATCCTGGGAGGTGGGCAGAAGTGGAATAGGGCTGCTGGCGCTGCGCTACAAGATCGCGCTTCGCCGCTCGCTCGCGCGTGACTTATCACGCTTGACGCCAGATAGCGCACTGTTTAACCAGAGAAGCGAGAACATACATCTTAATCCCGAAGAGAAACCCTCTAATAGTAGTGACGAAAATATTAGTGAGGTCGAATGCGTATCCCCTTCCTCTGACTCATCACACTCTTCTTGCTCGGAGTCAACACTGTTCTCCACGGGCAGTGGGGCAACTGCTGCTACTACTAGGGGTTCTGTGGCACATGTTAGAGGTGGGTCGACCAATGCACATCCTAATCTTGGCGATTTGACGAAGCAGCTCTCCCGTCGTTTTGGTGGAAGTCCACAGGTAGCCGGGAGAATCATTGTTGATCTTAGCAAGTATTTGCGCAAATATCTTCAGCTGCCGTCAACTACCCTACAGATGGTATATAAGAAACTGTTCAACAGCAGCTTGCCCTTCTTTACTGACGTCGCCCTCACGCGGATGTATTGTGCGGGAGAAGCGGGTATGCAACGTGTTTTTATGTCGATTCTCCTTACACGTGTCGTCGCCCCGCACCGCATCGCCCAGCATCTGCACTTCTTCACCCGCACAGCGGAGTTCGCCCGCATGTTTGGAATTCTGTTTAGTGAAGTTTTAACCCGTGGGAGTCAATACCGCGTGGAAGCCACGTTACATCGCATGGCGAAGCCCATGGGTTTTGCGCTGCTTTCACCACCACTGGAAGTTGTACACCGTCAACCGCGGTTGCAGAGTATGCCACTGATAATGCAACCACGCAGTGGCTTCTACAAGGACGAccccgttgttgttttggacTTCCGCAGTCTGTATCCAAGTATTGTTATAGCTTACAACATCTGCTACACAACCTGTCTTGGTTCTGTGGGGAAAGGTGTGTATGGACGCTTGGGTGTGCTCAAGTCGTACAAACGAGACGACatgcttctttcctcacttctCAGTGGTCTTGCGGACACCAAGAACGACCACAATGGCAAAAACGACGACAATGAAAACAGTAACACACTACACGGCGTGACATTTACGCCCAACGGATGTATGTTCTTAACTCCGGAGAATCGTGAGGGTGTGCTACCTCAGATGCTTCGTGTTTTACTTGACACCCGCGTGGATCTGCAGGCAGCTCTGAAGCATGTGGCTCACCCCTTCGGAGACATTTACATGCAACAGATCTTGCAGGAACAACAGATGGCTATTAAAATGCTTGCCAATACAACCTATGGTTacaccgcagcttcctttACTGGACGTATGCCGTGCGCCGATGTGGCTGACGCTATTGTCATGCTAGGACGCCAGACGTTGGAGCGAGCCATGTGGTTAATCAATAGTCACCCCGTTTGGAAGGCAGAAGTTGTTTACGGCGACACGGATTCATTGTTTGTGCGTCTACCGGGGAGAACCAAGGAAGAGGCATTCGCAGTAGGAGAGGAGATGGCTAAAGAAGTGACAGCGGTTAACCCAGCTCCCGTGCGCCTGCAATTCGAGAAGGTGTTGTTTCCTTGCCTTCTCCTAGTGAAGAAACGTTACGTGGGGTATGCCTATTTCAAGCCCGAACAACAGGAGCCGCAATTTTTGGCAAAGGGAATTGAGACGGTTCGAAGGGACCAGTGCCCAGCCACTGCGCACCTTGCTGCAAAAATGATTCACCTTCTCTTCTCCGGGGCAGGCACTGAAACCTTGCGACAGTGTTTCTATGAAGAAGTAAGTAAATTGCAACGTGGAGACTGCAGTCCAGTTGACTGCATATTTCGGAAGGCTGTGAAATTTGGAAGGTATAAACCCAATGGGCGTttaccagcagcagcgcgtCTCGCGGCATTGCTTGTGGAGAAGGATGCCATGAGGACTCCTTACTGGGGGGAGCGCATACCATTCGTCGTAATTCGACGGCCGGAATCCACACGATTAAGCGATCGTGTTGTCCACCCCCAACAGCTGCTGAGTGATGAGGATCATCTTATGCTTGACAGTGAGTACTATATCACACGACACATTGTTCCTACGCTCGACAGGATGTTTTATCTGGTTGGTGTGAGTTGTGGCCGCTGGTATGCGGAGATGCCTCGGGGTCGTACTTACCAAAACTACTTTGAACTGGGATTAAGTATTGCTGCGACAAAAGCCGCCAAGCGGGCGCGAGGAGTGGCGACGCCCCCTACTTTGTGCGCTGATGTCATTAACGTTAATATTTCCAATGCCAATCACGGTAATGAAAGGTTCAAGAGAAAAGGTAGGGGTAAAGGTAAAGGTGGCAGTGGGCTGCTTGGAAATCAGTCGGCGAGGGGTGCGAAAAATCGAACCCTTGATTCATATTACCAGCAGACTCTATGTGCTGTATGCCTCACAAACTCAACAGCCACCTCACCGACTGACCCTCCAGTTTGCAAGGGATGTCTTGAAAATTTATCAACCACCGCCCAACGCGTGACGTCACGACGTTACCGCGTGGAGCGCCACCTACAACTTATGAAAATGGCCTGCTTGCGATGCATAGGGACTTGTGGTGAGGTGGGTGGGCCGGGTTTTCTATCCAGTCGGAAGAGGGATATGGAAGATATGAATTTCTGCATCCCGCATAGCCTTGCTGCTGCACCTGACCGTGGCGTTCACGACGCTGGTGTTGTGGTGCGACGGTGGGGGAAACGTCAGCAGAAGCTTCAGGGGGAGGAAGATATTAGGTGTGTTTCCGTAGATTGTCACTTGTCGTTTGAGAAGAAGCGGCTCTCTTCGCTCTACCTGCAGCTGCTTGTACTTGAAGACTACGTAACGACTCGCTGA
- a CDS encoding mitochondrial carrier protein, putative, producing MRKLRNLFLLFLVTAPRFIQHESGLTFLFGSAQMSRTIKKEKDTKPTHTSVALASSCATFATKSLLHPIDTTKCRIQHSVGKTLRSLHREYRGKWGPRYLYGGLPVKLLFSVPYQSLYMTTYAAASGALLPDGTASPHSYWVFLGGTIGAACAAELAGCVLRVPMETMKMRLQAGVVLNTAAAFRQMRMHGLHGFRRMVLSQTLLHDIPYSATQWIVYESLRPWTTQLLKNQKSDEQSASGVGPMSRWYSYAQTFLRTVLSGGFSALIASTVTVPLDVMRTRTVVAAAADPNITISAVARDAYRRGGARAFVRGSATRVLWVTSNMAVYFPLFELFTTCM from the coding sequence ATGCGCAAACTGAGaaatcttttccttttattcttAGTTACAGCACCCAGGTTTATACAGCACGAAAGTGGACTCACCTTCCTGTTCGGCTCCGCGCAAATGTCTCGCAccataaagaaggaaaaagacacAAAGCCGACCCATACTTCTGTCGCTCTTGCATCCTCCTGCGCGACATTTGCTACCAAGTCGCTGCTGCATCCCATAGACACGACTAAATGCCGGATACAGCATTCAGTGGGGAAAACATTGCGTTCGTTGCATCGAGAGTATCGTGGCAAATGGGGGCCTAGGTATTTATATGGTGGATTGCCCGTCAAGTTACTCTTTAGTGTTCCATACCAGTCCCTGTACATGACAACATATGCTGCCGCTAGTGGTGCATTACTTCCCGATGGCACTGCCAGTCCTCACAGTTATTGGGTGTTTTTAGGAGGAACTATAGGTGCTGCTTGTGCCGCTGAACTCGCTGGCTGCGTCTTGCGCGTGCCAATGGAAACTATGAAGATGCGATTGCAGGCGGGAGTGGTGTTAAACACCGCGGCTGCTTTTCGTCAGATGCGGATGCATGGACTTCACGGTTTTCGTAGGATGGTGCTGTCACAGACGCTTTTGCACGATATTCCCTACAGCGCCACGCAGTGGATTGTATATGAAAGCCTTCGGCCCTGGACTACTCAGCTGCTGAAGAATCAAAAGTCAGATGAGCAATCTGCCTCCGGTGTGGGCCCGATGTCGCGGTGGTATTCTTACGCACAGACCTTTTTGCGCACAGTCCTAAGCGGTGGATTTAGTGCTCTAATCGCTTCGACTGTCACTGTTCCACTTGATGTTATGAGGACACGAACAgttgttgccgctgctgcagatCCCAATATAACCATTTCTGCTGTTGCCCGTGATGCTTACAGGCGGGGAGGTGCGCGTGCCTTTGTTCGAGGCTCGGCCACACGTGTGCTTTGGGTGACCAGTAACATGGCTGTCTACTTTCCACTCTTTGAgcttttcaccacttgcaTGTAG
- a CDS encoding acetyltransferase, putative, with amino-acid sequence MSLKRPRDEGGHDDLNTGREENAQRNFDSMEEQDQHTPHLSLREARFSGRSMQEGFHLQLGEYEEPDEAKEVEELMNGHEDFGDLPKERQKALLDAVRVLVRKAAGITNKNQLEHLRVKASRLVGFKDTARKSELTAAYRQLVRAGEVQESAAVEELLLRKRGKSHSGVLVVTVFMGPGQFSCPKDCHYCPNQPGIARSYLLKEPGVLRGYRNGWDPIRQFYDRASALENNGHVVDKIELIILGGTFSFYPKKYVEEFITGNFYAANTYYDSTPLRPIGTLEQEITANEDARCRIIGVTIETRPDYINLSELRRFRSLGVTRVQVGIQHLDDDILTIVNRDCPTSKTIVAIKRLLDAGFKVDAHWMPDLPGSSYSKDHEMFEYLFSEDNENFQVDQWKVYPTATVPYTKIEDWYRTGKYKPYAELDGGSWMVKLLVYIMENCPRRIRLNRIIRDIPTTYIMGGERRCNLRQVIEAEMKAKGIRCKDIRERECKGAPVDRNQTKVFVNEFRASGGTEFYLSVENMEQTILYGHLRLRLRDDSGESNSLVKALEGCALIRELHTYGKLIAVSRPNSGNEAQHMGVGTQLMREAERIAIERGFMKIAVIAGVGVRRYYAKLGYKLEDTYMVKQLTADKGSTITEEQVEQDDDNDNGGFISMLKGFMFGK; translated from the coding sequence ATGTCGCTAAAGCGCCCTCGTGATGAAGGTGGACACGACGACCTCAACACTGGGCGAGAGGAAAATGCACAGCGAAACTTCGATAGTATGGAAGAGCAGGACCAACACACCCCACACCTTTCACTAAGAGAGGCGCGTTTCTCCGGTCGGTCCATGCAAGAAGGTTTCCACCTTCAACTGGGCGAGTATGAAGAGCCGGACGAAGCGAAGGAAGTGGAAGAGTTGATGAACGGACATGAGGACTTCGGCGATTTACCGAAGGAGCGTCAAAAAGCATTGCTTGACGCAGTGCGAGTTTTGGTGAGGAAAGCTGCGGGTATCACAAACAAGAACCAACTGGAGCACCTTCGCGTAAAGGCGTCGCGGCTCGTGGGCTTTAAAGACACGGCGCGGAAGTCAGAACTTACGGCGGCGTATCGGCAGTTAGTGCGTGCGGGTGAAGTGCAGGAATCTGCGGCTGTGGAAGAGCTTCTCTTGCGTAAACGCGGCAAATCGCATAGTGGTGTACTTGTTGTAACGGTGTTTATGGGACCCGGCCAGTTTTCATGTCCAAAGGACTGTCACTACTGCCCAAATCAGCCAGGTATCGCCCGCTCCTATCTCCTGAAAGAGCCTGGTGTTCTTCGGGGGTACCGTAACGGTTGGGATCCTATCAGGCAGTTCTATGATCGCGCCAGTGCTCTGGAAAACAATGGCCATGTAGTTGATAAAATTGAGCTCATTATCCTGGGCGGgacgttttccttttacccCAAAAAGTATGTGGAGGAGTTTATAACCGGAAACTTCTACGCGGCGAACACATATTATGACTCCACTCCCTTGCGGCCTATTGGTACTTTGGAGCAGGAAATAACAGCTAATGAAGATGCGCGGTGCCGAATAATTGGCGTGACGATCGAGACCCGGCCTGATTATATAAATTTATCCGAGTTGAGACGATTCCGATCCCTTGGTGTCACTCGTGTTCAGGTCGGCATACAACACTTGGACGATGACATTCTCACTATCGTTAACCGTGACTGCCCAACTTCCAAAACCATCGTAGCCATCAAGCGGCTCCTTGACGCGGGATTCAAAGTTGATGCTCACTGGATGCCTGACCTACCAGGGAGCAGCTACTCGAAGGATCATGAGATGTTTGAGTATTTATTCTCGGAGGACAATGAAAATTTCCAGGTTGATCAATGGAAGGTGTACCCAACGGCGACGGTCCCGTACACAAAGATCGAGGACTGGTATCGTACGGGTAAGTACAAACCATACGCAGAGCTGGACGGTGGTTCTTGGATGGTGAAGCTTCTGGTGTACATCATGGAGAATTGCCCCAGGCGGATCCGATTGAATCGTATCATTCGAGACATACCGACGACATACATCATGGGTGGCGAGCGGCGGTGTAATCTTCGGCAAGTTATTGAGGCGGAAATGAAGGCTAAGGGTATCCGGTGCAAAGATATCCGCGAGCGTGAGTGCAAAGGGGCGCCTGTGGACAGAAATCAGACAAAAGTGTTTGTTAATGAGTTTCGCGCCAGTGGAGGAACGGAGTTTTACCTTTCCGTGGAGAACATGGAACAGACAATTCTTTACGGTCATCTGCGCCTTCGCCTGCGTGATGACAGTGGCGAATCGAATTCGCTCGTGAAGGCACTGGAGGGCTGCGCACTGATTCGTGAACTGCATACTTATGGTAAGTTGATTGCTGTATCGCGGCCCAATTCGGGTAATGAAGCTCAGCATATGGGTGTGGGCACACAACTAATGCGGGAGGCAGAACGAATTGCCATCGAGCGTGGGTTCATGAAAATTGCAGTTATTGCCGGTGTGGGTGTCCGGCGTTACTACGCAAAGCTTGGCTATAAGTTAGAGGACACATACATGGTGAAACAGCTCACTGCAGATAAAGGAAGCACTATAACGGAGGAGCAAGTGGAGCAGGATGACGATAATGATAATGGCGGCTTCATTTCTATGCTGAAGGGATTTATGTTCGGTAAATGA